One genomic region from Aminivibrio pyruvatiphilus encodes:
- a CDS encoding LemA family protein translates to MENILYILLALLAAAVLYVVYIYNSLVRKKAHADNGWSQIDVQLKRRYDLIPNLVETVKAYATHEREIFERIAALRSASLAATTVEETAPLQNQLTGALKSLLAVSENYPDLKANRNFLALQEELASTENKIAFARQYYNDAVKEYNIAIAVFPNNLISGKLGYAPRTLWAVDDASERNAVDVSFR, encoded by the coding sequence TTGGAGAACATTCTCTATATTCTGCTCGCTCTTCTTGCGGCGGCAGTCCTCTACGTCGTGTACATCTACAATTCTCTTGTCCGGAAGAAGGCCCACGCCGACAACGGCTGGAGCCAGATAGACGTGCAGCTCAAGAGGCGGTACGACCTCATCCCCAACCTGGTGGAGACGGTGAAGGCCTACGCAACCCATGAACGGGAGATTTTCGAGCGGATCGCCGCCCTGCGGAGCGCTTCCCTCGCCGCGACCACGGTAGAAGAGACGGCCCCGCTGCAGAACCAGCTCACCGGTGCGCTGAAATCCTTGCTGGCCGTGTCGGAGAACTACCCTGACCTGAAGGCGAACCGGAATTTCCTCGCCCTCCAGGAAGAGCTCGCCTCCACGGAGAACAAGATAGCCTTCGCCCGACAGTACTACAACGATGCGGTGAAGGAGTACAACATCGCCATCGCCGTTTTCCCCAACAACCTTATCTCCGGAAAACTGGGCTACGCCCCTCGGACTCTCTGGGCCGTGGACGACGCTTCCGAGCGGAACGCCGTCGACGTTTCCTTCAGGTAG
- the htpX gene encoding zinc metalloprotease HtpX, which yields MASFNKLIDHNKHMSILLFGVMAVLFAFFGASLGAYWGGDWLTGVIIAVAVAGLYFFISWRFGASMILASSGAKEISHEEAPQLWNVVEELSIAGGMPMPKVYLIEDEAMNAFATGRDPQHASVAITRGLLEKLNREELQGVMAHEMSHVRNYDIRFAMLMAVMVGSIVLLADVVRRSIFYSSLGGRRRSRDSRGGGQAQAVLAIVAVILSIIAPLLASIIQLAVSRQREYLADASAVELTRNPAGLISALKKLTADTAELKGASQGMQHLYIVNPLLKKKKGKDSLFSTHPALSSRIERLEGLMGASA from the coding sequence ATGGCGAGCTTCAACAAACTGATCGACCACAACAAGCACATGAGCATCCTGCTCTTCGGGGTCATGGCCGTCCTCTTCGCCTTTTTCGGAGCCTCTCTCGGTGCCTACTGGGGCGGTGACTGGCTCACGGGCGTGATCATCGCCGTGGCCGTGGCGGGACTCTACTTCTTCATCTCCTGGCGGTTCGGCGCTTCCATGATCCTGGCGTCGAGCGGCGCGAAGGAGATCTCCCACGAAGAGGCCCCCCAGCTCTGGAACGTGGTGGAGGAGCTTTCCATCGCGGGAGGGATGCCCATGCCGAAGGTGTACCTCATCGAGGACGAGGCCATGAACGCCTTCGCCACCGGGAGGGACCCCCAGCACGCCAGCGTGGCCATCACCAGGGGGCTTCTGGAAAAGCTGAACAGGGAAGAGCTCCAGGGAGTCATGGCCCACGAGATGTCCCACGTGCGGAACTATGACATCCGGTTCGCCATGCTCATGGCGGTGATGGTGGGGTCCATCGTCCTCCTGGCCGACGTGGTGCGGCGAAGCATATTCTACAGCTCCCTGGGCGGCAGACGGCGGAGCCGCGATTCCCGGGGAGGCGGACAGGCCCAGGCCGTCCTGGCCATCGTGGCCGTGATCCTTTCCATTATCGCCCCCCTTCTGGCATCCATCATCCAGCTTGCGGTGAGCCGCCAGAGGGAATACCTGGCCGATGCATCCGCCGTGGAGCTGACACGGAACCCGGCCGGGCTCATCTCGGCCCTGAAGAAGCTCACCGCCGACACCGCGGAGCTGAAGGGTGCGAGCCAGGGGATGCAGCACCTCTACATCGTGAACCCCCTCCTGAAGAAAAAGAAGGGGAAGGACAGCCTCTTCAGCACCCATCCGGCCCTTTCGTCCCGGATCGAGCGCCTGGAGGGACTCATGGGAGCGTCCGCCTGA
- a CDS encoding ATP-binding protein, whose protein sequence is MESTVRERTFPASLDCLGDFRAFILEEDGAEERLPPKRVAHLDVAIEEIVVNICSYAYETPPGELNIRVEESPEAFAVEFLDNGVAFDPLAVDEPDVTRPLEERDPGGLGILLVRRMMDEVHYSRKGALNSLRIVVKTPRER, encoded by the coding sequence ATGGAATCCACCGTCAGGGAGCGGACTTTTCCCGCCTCTCTCGATTGCCTGGGCGACTTCCGGGCTTTCATTCTGGAGGAAGACGGAGCAGAGGAGCGCTTGCCCCCGAAGCGCGTGGCTCATCTGGATGTGGCCATCGAGGAGATTGTGGTGAATATATGTTCCTACGCCTACGAGACTCCTCCGGGAGAACTCAATATCAGGGTTGAAGAGTCCCCCGAGGCTTTCGCCGTCGAATTTCTGGACAACGGCGTGGCGTTCGACCCTCTCGCGGTGGACGAGCCGGATGTCACCCGCCCGCTTGAGGAACGTGATCCCGGCGGATTGGGCATTCTTCTGGTCCGGAGGATGATGGACGAGGTCCACTATTCCCGGAAGGGGGCTTTGAACAGCCTCCGTATCGTGGTGAAGACGCCCCGGGAGAGGTAG
- a CDS encoding STAS domain-containing protein, giving the protein MFEMKITAETWGRNVSLTGRLDARSAPDFEKEAIAAVDAAGGSIHLILDFTNLEYISSAGLRSILVLAKRIAPSGGKVVLCGMSGVVEEVIGVSGFDSFLPVAGSREEALRIVGAA; this is encoded by the coding sequence ATGTTCGAAATGAAAATTACGGCCGAGACCTGGGGGCGAAATGTCTCGCTCACCGGACGGCTGGACGCCAGATCAGCGCCCGATTTCGAGAAGGAGGCCATAGCTGCTGTCGATGCGGCCGGGGGGAGTATCCACCTGATCCTCGACTTCACGAATCTCGAATATATCAGCAGTGCAGGACTGCGGTCGATCCTTGTGCTCGCCAAGCGCATCGCCCCCTCGGGCGGCAAGGTGGTGCTCTGCGGCATGTCCGGCGTCGTTGAGGAAGTCATCGGCGTCTCAGGCTTCGACAGCTTCCTTCCCGTGGCAGGGAGCCGCGAGGAAGCCCTCCGGATCGTCGGAGCGGCGTAG
- a CDS encoding SpoIIE family protein phosphatase, translating into MKEHLFPLFPDGRRGISIAAKLSLMIIAGVGAIFLAIVFYGYSTSRAVLQEEFAARMENLGNAAESKFRQIPRVAEAVTRDLVSMLTFFNPSPGKIPEMMRVLLESHSEVSGLSIGFSKQAADPLLRNFCPIVFRRGGSILYQDLAQELDWTVQDWYQLPLQMGKPLWTEPFFGDDGSGAMMVNYSVPVYDSSWRYLASVGASLELNWLAGIISAMEVGGKGYVFLVTSNGAFVSHPRRELLMRETLFTVAEMENRPDLIPLGYSMIRGETGVHSLYDPLRGRLLVFFRPVGDMGWSLGIVFPEEEVLDDIIRLRRVQTFLGLGGLMALLLMVFFISGRISGPIRRLKDATQRLSSGDLNAPLPPASGRDEVALLTVSFASMRENLLLHLDRLKAETAARERISSELDIARSIQMSLVPRTFPPFPQDGRIDLYARLEPAREVGGDFYDFFQTDEDHLMLVVGDVSGKGIPAALFMAVTRSFVKALAAASGGCPSPAELMAAVNDRIVEGNEACMFVTLSFVLVDLRDGSFRYAGGGHPFPRLFGSEGAAALPPVKGPLVGAMQGMRFEEGSGRLKPGEGLFLFTDGVTEAFNADEALLSEDVMDGWISETRSLGSEALVLEMRLRISAFAGEAEQSDDITMLCFRYEGPKPRTRQPE; encoded by the coding sequence ATGAAGGAGCATCTCTTCCCCCTCTTTCCCGACGGCCGCAGGGGAATTTCCATCGCGGCCAAGCTTTCCCTGATGATTATCGCGGGGGTCGGCGCAATTTTTCTTGCCATCGTTTTTTACGGCTACTCCACGTCGAGGGCTGTCCTGCAGGAGGAATTCGCCGCCCGGATGGAGAATCTCGGCAACGCCGCTGAGAGCAAGTTCCGCCAGATACCTCGCGTGGCCGAGGCAGTGACCCGTGATCTCGTCTCCATGCTCACCTTTTTCAATCCTTCTCCCGGGAAGATTCCCGAAATGATGAGAGTGCTTCTGGAGTCTCATTCCGAAGTCTCCGGGCTCTCGATCGGCTTCTCGAAGCAGGCGGCGGACCCGCTGCTGCGGAACTTCTGCCCTATCGTCTTCCGGAGAGGGGGTTCGATTCTCTACCAGGATCTCGCGCAGGAACTTGACTGGACGGTGCAGGACTGGTACCAGCTCCCGCTCCAGATGGGGAAGCCCCTCTGGACGGAGCCCTTCTTCGGCGACGACGGATCGGGAGCGATGATGGTCAACTACTCAGTTCCGGTCTACGATTCTTCCTGGCGCTACCTGGCCTCGGTCGGCGCTTCACTGGAGCTGAACTGGCTGGCCGGCATCATCTCGGCCATGGAGGTGGGCGGCAAAGGGTACGTCTTCCTGGTGACTTCGAACGGCGCCTTCGTCTCCCACCCGCGCCGGGAGCTGCTCATGAGGGAGACGCTCTTCACCGTCGCCGAGATGGAGAACCGCCCTGACCTGATCCCCCTGGGGTACAGCATGATACGCGGGGAGACCGGAGTGCACTCGCTCTACGATCCTCTCCGCGGAAGGCTTCTGGTCTTCTTTCGCCCCGTGGGGGATATGGGATGGTCGCTCGGCATCGTCTTTCCCGAGGAGGAGGTGCTGGACGACATCATCCGCCTTCGGCGGGTGCAGACGTTCCTCGGCCTGGGCGGATTGATGGCCCTGCTCCTCATGGTCTTCTTCATCTCCGGAAGGATCAGCGGACCCATACGCAGGCTCAAGGACGCCACGCAGCGGCTCTCCTCGGGCGACCTGAACGCGCCTCTCCCGCCGGCCTCCGGACGGGACGAGGTGGCCCTTCTGACCGTCTCATTTGCCTCCATGAGGGAAAACCTGCTTCTTCACCTGGACCGGCTCAAGGCCGAGACGGCGGCGCGTGAGCGAATCTCCAGCGAACTGGACATCGCGCGGTCGATCCAGATGAGCCTCGTTCCGCGAACCTTCCCGCCCTTTCCCCAGGATGGCCGGATCGACCTCTACGCCCGCCTTGAACCGGCCCGGGAGGTGGGGGGAGACTTCTACGACTTCTTCCAGACTGACGAAGACCACCTGATGCTCGTCGTGGGCGATGTCTCCGGAAAGGGGATCCCCGCCGCCCTTTTCATGGCAGTGACGCGAAGCTTCGTTAAGGCCCTGGCGGCGGCTTCAGGCGGATGCCCTTCGCCGGCGGAACTGATGGCGGCGGTGAACGACCGGATCGTCGAGGGGAACGAGGCCTGCATGTTCGTCACCCTTTCCTTCGTCCTGGTGGATCTCCGGGACGGATCATTCCGGTACGCCGGCGGAGGACACCCTTTCCCTAGACTTTTCGGCAGCGAAGGCGCCGCGGCGCTTCCTCCGGTAAAAGGTCCTCTCGTGGGGGCGATGCAGGGAATGCGGTTCGAGGAAGGTTCGGGAAGACTGAAGCCGGGGGAGGGACTCTTCCTCTTCACCGACGGAGTGACCGAAGCGTTCAATGCTGACGAAGCCCTGCTGAGCGAGGATGTCATGGACGGGTGGATTTCGGAGACGCGCTCCCTTGGAAGCGAGGCGCTTGTCCTTGAGATGCGCCTGCGCATCTCGGCCTTCGCAGGCGAAGCGGAGCAGTCGGACGACATCACGATGCTCTGCTTCCGCTATGAGGGACCGAAACCCCGGACGCGGCAGCCGGAGTGA
- a CDS encoding ABC transporter substrate-binding protein, with product MFPGSWAVRRLPLLMVLFLLFAGCAQGQENAAAMTRATLTLQWYPQTQFAGYYMALEKGFYAARGIDLEIRRGGSDVDAIGDLRSGRTDFATLFLTAGIRYRSKDLPLVNVGQIVNRGNLLIVAYKNRGISSVRDLNGRKMSLWGDHFSGGYKKLFSDNGIWPVIIPQFISVEVFLRGGVDACSAMSYNEYIRILHAGRRPEDLVVISLRDEGYDFPEDGIYCTEETWRRNPRLARDLREASLEGWRYAAEHPDEAVELILRKADEAGYIVNRLLLRRMLDTILPSILPEDAPGWTPGVLSKADYERTFDMMETVFVEMTERVPYDVFFPGAGGR from the coding sequence ATGTTTCCCGGTTCTTGGGCCGTCCGTCGTCTGCCGCTTCTCATGGTTCTTTTTCTCCTGTTCGCCGGCTGCGCGCAGGGGCAGGAGAACGCTGCCGCAATGACCAGGGCGACTCTGACCCTTCAATGGTACCCCCAGACACAGTTCGCGGGGTACTATATGGCGCTGGAGAAGGGCTTCTATGCTGCCCGGGGCATCGACCTGGAAATCCGGCGCGGGGGCTCCGACGTGGATGCCATAGGGGATTTGCGCTCCGGCAGGACCGACTTCGCGACGCTCTTCCTCACCGCGGGCATACGCTATCGCTCGAAGGATCTGCCCCTGGTGAACGTGGGGCAGATAGTCAACAGGGGGAACCTGCTCATTGTGGCGTACAAAAACCGCGGCATCAGCTCGGTCAGGGACCTGAACGGGCGCAAGATGAGCCTGTGGGGAGACCATTTTTCCGGCGGATACAAGAAGCTCTTCAGTGACAACGGTATCTGGCCGGTTATCATTCCCCAGTTCATATCGGTGGAGGTCTTCCTGCGGGGAGGAGTGGACGCCTGCTCCGCCATGAGCTACAACGAGTATATCCGAATTCTGCATGCCGGACGCCGCCCCGAGGATCTCGTGGTGATCTCTCTCCGGGATGAGGGGTACGATTTCCCGGAGGACGGTATTTACTGCACGGAAGAAACGTGGCGAAGGAATCCCCGTCTTGCCCGGGATCTGCGGGAGGCCTCGCTGGAGGGGTGGCGCTACGCCGCCGAACACCCCGACGAGGCCGTCGAGCTGATTCTCCGCAAGGCCGACGAGGCAGGGTACATCGTGAACCGTCTTCTTCTGCGCCGGATGCTCGACACGATCCTTCCGTCGATCCTTCCGGAAGACGCCCCGGGATGGACTCCGGGGGTGCTCTCCAAAGCAGACTACGAGCGCACCTTTGACATGATGGAGACTGTCTTCGTCGAGATGACGGAGCGGGTTCCCTATGACGTTTTCTTTCCGGGGGCCGGCGGGCGATGA
- a CDS encoding aminotransferase class IV — protein sequence MSFCYFNGEFVEGSCAALPLSDLALQRGIAVFDTVRTYGSRPFAMGRHLERLAESARLSGIRLPLPPEDMAAVIREGASRIPGDSLAKPFLTAGDSEENGTFPHPRFFVLFSPLSPVPEEVYSKGLALSLLPEERELPRIKSINYMTPFCHREAGTFEPLYCPGGEITESATSSFFSIAGDNLITAPDHRVLRGITREIVMEIARENGLNVEMRCLHLDELECVTEAFITGSVKEVAPVVKIGERVMGGGTPGPVTRNLIGLFREQIPLYLD from the coding sequence ATGTCATTCTGCTATTTCAACGGTGAATTCGTGGAGGGTTCCTGCGCTGCGCTTCCTCTTTCGGACCTGGCGCTCCAGAGGGGGATCGCCGTATTCGACACAGTTCGGACCTACGGCAGCCGCCCCTTCGCCATGGGGCGTCACCTGGAGCGGCTTGCCGAATCGGCCCGGCTGTCCGGGATCCGCCTTCCCCTGCCCCCGGAGGACATGGCCGCCGTCATTCGGGAGGGGGCGTCCCGCATTCCGGGCGACAGCCTTGCCAAACCTTTTCTGACCGCCGGCGACTCGGAAGAAAACGGGACATTTCCCCACCCCAGGTTTTTCGTCCTCTTCTCTCCCCTCTCTCCCGTTCCGGAGGAGGTCTATTCAAAGGGGCTGGCCCTTTCCCTTCTTCCCGAGGAGAGAGAACTGCCCCGCATCAAGAGCATCAACTACATGACCCCTTTCTGCCATCGCGAGGCAGGCACGTTCGAGCCCCTCTACTGTCCCGGGGGCGAGATCACCGAGTCCGCTACGAGCAGTTTTTTCTCCATCGCAGGGGACAATCTGATCACGGCGCCGGACCACAGGGTCCTTCGGGGCATCACGAGGGAGATCGTCATGGAGATCGCCCGGGAGAACGGCCTGAACGTGGAAATGCGCTGTCTCCACCTCGACGAGCTGGAGTGCGTCACGGAGGCGTTCATCACCGGCAGCGTGAAGGAAGTGGCGCCTGTGGTGAAGATCGGTGAAAGGGTGATGGGCGGCGGAACGCCGGGACCCGTGACCCGGAATCTGATCGGGCTGTTCAGGGAGCAGATACCGCTGTATCTCGACTGA